In the genome of Torulaspora globosa chromosome 2, complete sequence, the window GAATCCATGTATGCAGGTAATAGTCGCCGTCAGGCGATAGCGAGGCCAACAGCAAGAGCTCGGTTGTGATTATGATCAATGACATCGAAAACATTCGCAGAATGGCCGCAAGCGTTGAGTATTTGACAATCCATCGCACCATCAGAGAATCGAGTATGGAATACGTCAGATACAGTGAGACGACGCACCACAGGGCGCAAAGCAAATATTCAGAGGCTCTCGCGGTAGTCAGTGTCGACAGCAACAAACTGCTCCCGGTGGAAGTCTGATCCTGTGGCTGTGAAACTGTCGTATTCGTAATGCAACTCTCTAGCAGGTTTTTCACCGTGTCCTTCAGCGATTGTGGTTCATAAAGCTTCAGTTTCGCCCGgaaagatatcttccaGGCCTGCTGCAGCGAAGTGAAGATGTACACCAGCGGCGGCAGCAGGGAAACATCCCTGCAGATAGCCATGAGCAAGTGCTGCTTGGCGGTTAGTTTGCTCAGAGAAAGCGTCTTGATCGATGCATGAGCCTGGGATAATGGTGGACTCGGCTGTCGTTTCGCATGCTGATTCCCACCACCACTTCGCAACTCCGTCACGGGAGTCTCGATCGAATTGGAGCTGTTACTCGATGCCAAAAGCCGTCGTCGGCTGCCTGTTGAACCGGATTCGCATAGTAGATAGTGATGATggtgatgatgatgaacCGTATTGGTAGCTGCCGGAGCATCGCCAACAGCCGCAGTTCTCCTAGACCGGAACTCCATTGAGCCTCAGAGATAGTACAATTTCCAGCCCAGCAAGACAGATCAACCAACCGATAAAGAGTATGTATCTCCTTCACTTGCACCGCTCTGTACCTGCCTGCTCATCGACGCCCTAACCTGACCCTCATAGTCCAGATGTCGCAATCGACGATGGCATCGAAGTTCAAGGTATGTGAAGTATGTAAGGATATCATATCATAGGATAGGTCAGTTGGACTCAATTGCGTGGAGCAAGACGCTGGCTAGAACCAGAGTCAAAAATGACACTAAGAATACTGAAACCGCACGGGGGCCGTGGTTAAAACGCTTGGTCGGCTCTCCTATAAATTTTCCAACGAAGCAGCGATCTCgtccagctctttcttggcctcgtCGTATTTAGCAGAAAGCTCTTCGTGCTTCCTCTCCCACTCgtctctctcttcttccaaagcgACCACTTTTCTCTCCAGTTGTTCGGCCTTCAAGTCAGTCTCTCTCAACTTCTCTGTGGTCTCCTTCAACTTGGCGTCACTTTCTTCTAActcttcctccagctgctggttcttcttgctgaagTTCTCGTTGTTAGACCTTAAGTGGTGCGAGTCATCCGCCAACTGCTTGGAATCGGCCAGACTGGTCTCCAATTTctccacttcttcctccagctgctggttCTTGGTGGTCAACGACTTGATCTGGTTCTCCTTCTCCACATTGTCCTGTTCCAATTGCTTGTACTGTTCTTTCAGCTCCTCGTACTTCTCCTGCCACGATTCAGCCTCCAATTTCAAGTTGCTCAACTTTTCTCTGATTTTCTCCATCGTGGTAACGCTACGTACTCTACAAGCAATCGGAACTACCAATCAATGCTTACCGGCTACGCTGTTTGGTGGTTGTGAATCAAATAAACAGACCTGTCCTTCTTATTCCGCGCCACCGAGCCCTGATCCAGTTGTACCTTTGTACGACACTCTTCAACCTCATCGATAATTGAGAATTGGACTACTTCACCACCAAAAGGCAGCATTTGACCGCTTCTGCCAGCTCAATGGGTTCTGTAGACTGTCCTGCCAGGTGTGGAGCTAGTAGTCTTGTGCTTTTACGTGTTCGGTTTTAGCAGCTCGATCGCTTGCGTGCAAGAGCCAGCACAAACCAGACATAATGGAACAATTGAGTTCCAGAACAATTGGGACCTCTGCTGATCCTCTTGTTAGCTCAGCAGGACGCATTGGAAGCTCCCAAAGAGTGCTCTGCTATTGTTTCTACGATGATTGATGTCTGCTAAGAACATACTGGCATGGAAAATGAGATGGCTGGTCAAAAAGGTGCCTAGATTGAAGTTTGAGCAAAAGACTCGAGCTTTGATGGTTCTTAAAATAGTTGAATTGCCGAATTAGAGGAATGTTAGTGATTGCCTCAACTTTCACAGTTGCCTGGAGGCCCTAGAGTGGACGCTAAGAGGTAATGACGATGGGCGACATGATTCGGGTATGGGACTTGAGTTCGGATTTGCCACATAGGCCTACTATGAGCAGCTCGAGCCCACCTCATTCTTCCTCGCAATCCAGGTCTTTGCCGGCGTGTAGTTTACCACAGGAGTTGAATGAGATCCTTACGCCTGTGATCAACAGGTTGACGAGCCCTCCAACGACTCCTAAGATCCACGAAACAGTACCGGTAGCGAGTGGCGCTGAATTTACCTTCACTGCAGCCCAGAAAATGCGCAAATCACAAGAGAGCCTCCTTGGCGAGTTTATTCATTGGGATCAGTATAGGCAGTCCAGCGAGTGCATACCGCAAGCTGAACCTGCCACGGGCATGGCTATACATTCGAGTGTTAGAAGGACAGACTTTACTAGCAGGGgggagctgaagaagcaggcTCGGAAGGGCAGGATTGTATTCCACAGGGGATTTTTCGGAAGACGCTCTGGGGGAAGGCGGTATAGCACAAGAAGTAGACGTCTAAGAAGCAAAGCGGAGCTCGAAGCGACTTTGGCTTACACCGATTTGCGATCTTTCCGCCCTGATGACGTACTCTCTTCTAAGAATGTCATTATCTATCGACACAGAAGCATTATTCGCCGCTGTCCTGGCGTGAAGATCGCTACAGAAGTTCCAATCAAGAAATATGTCAATGATCTAACAACGAAAAAATCAACCGGGGGACCAAAGATCAGGAAACTGGCAAAGTCTACAATAAAGCGGTCTAACACTTGTCCTGCTGCAGTACGAAACATTAGGCGACGATCCTACTCGCCAGAAGTCAGAGCTATTCACAACTTGTGGGCGGAatatctctttcttgtgATAGCTCAGCGGATAGAGTTGCGATTTTCATTGTCAAGACGTAACTACGAAATATCTGACAAAAGGCTGAGCAGTGTCCGTTCCTTTAGCTCGACGACGTCATCGCTTCTGAGCCTAGATAAGAGGTTTGCGTCTTTACGAATGAACTGCTAGTCCATAGAATGGGTTATGAGATAGACCGCTTTATCGACCTCCAAGCGCATATGCTAACTATGTACAATTTTTTTACGCCTTTTTCAATTGCTGTAATATAGACAATACCTGACTTTGGTGAGGTTCACAGGCTTTGGATCTAGTTCGGTTAATCTTGTTTGCCAATGGTTTGAGGACATCCGCCCGATAATCCAAGATTTCGCTGTCGGCGGCGGCATACTTGAGACCCTTCAACTTACCGTTTTGCAGAATCTGTAGTCCTTCGCCCAACGCAGGCCAGTACTGTGGatttttcaccaaatcCACTCTATTAGATGCAAGGtgcttcagcaagagaaaCAATCCCACAAAGTGAATCTCTTTAGCGGAATTATCGATAAAGAATGACAGGTCCCGGaagattttcaagagatcaatCGGAGCCAACTTTCCTGCCGCTATTTGCCGAGCCACCTCCTCGTAGCAATCAGCAGATTCGTATGACACTCGGTAGTAGCCTTGGGATAGATGGTTGCAAACGACTATAGGATAATCCAATGTTACCGTTCGATCTGTCATCAAAACATGTTTCTTATCTAGCTGGCCATCCGGTAACTGAATGAAAAGCGGGATATGATAGGGTACATCCTCCAGATCAGGATCTTCTGAAGTCAGTAGTCTATGTTGTACCAGGTAGGTCATTACTTCCTCGTCCTTTCTGGTCATTTGCACACTTACGACAGGAAGACCGGGAGTCTGCGTCAAAGACGTGAAGAATCGAGCTACATTCTCTGACTTTAAGATGGCGCCCATACTAACAAAAATGTCTATAGGCTTAACACACTTCTCGTGAAATCTCCGGTCCTGGAACAATGTTCCCAAAGcagatttgaaaagcttATCTCCAATACAAAGCTCAAGGGATCTTAAAATGGTGATTCCCTTCATGTAAGAGTGAGGGTCGAATAAATCATGCGTCTGGGAAGGTTTATTAACGGAAGCTTCTTTGGAGATCTTTGCAATACTTGGAGTTCCAACTTCAGCATCTACACGCATTGCTTTTTCAACCTGGTTAGACAAATAGTCATCCGAAATCCAGTAGCCCATAAGATCGCCGTTAGCTTCAAGCAGGCTGCATGCACACCAAGTGGCAAAAGCTTCGTTGAACCATAGGAACTCCCACGATTCAAAAGAAATATAGTTACCCATCCACTGGTGCACCAGTTCGTGAACGACAAGCTGCTCGACCTGCATTCTAGTGTTGCGATCAGCCAACAAGGATTCCGGCAACAGCAGATGATCCATTTGAACAGAAATCATACCAAAATTTTCCATTGCCATGTCGGTAAGGAACGGCAGCAGCACAAAGTCCAGTTTATCAAGCGGATAATCAGCACTGGTATAGTCCTCCAGAAGTGGCAGATACTTCTGGACAATATCTAAGCAGTATGAACCATCATTGACGTTCATCGGCGAGTAAATACCGATAGGTAGTTTTCTGGATGAACGCGGTAGAATGGCTACCGAGGCGCTGTGTTCGAAATCTCCGATGGCAAAGCCAAAGACAGACGTGGTCATCAATGGCgtcatcttgaagctcaCGGTCTTGTGCGGCCCGTTCTCGTCTTCAACCGAAGAAGACTGTCCCATGTTCGAAATAACTTTGAACCTACCCAGTGTCCTTACTCCAAGCCGGAAAGTCGTCTTCACGGAGGGTTCATCAACACACGGAAACACCGATCTGGCGAAGGAAGGTTGACAATGCGTCGCAATAATGAAGTTGTCAGATGAGCCCGTACCTTGGTTCATAAAATTTGTCTTGAAGATTCCCCTTGTCTCATCCTGACGAGTACGAACGCTTCTAACTTTGCCGATATATTGAAGCTTGAAATGTAGTGGTTCAGATTCTGTGATGTTGATAGGTTCATCCGGTATAAACGTTGCCATTTCTCCCGCCTTATCATATTCAACCGAGACGCGTTTTCCCTCATCAAAAGCAGCATGCAGAATTACCAGGTCCTTGCAATGCAACCTAAAGCGTTCAACGAGTGCTATATCTTTATTCccatttttcttgaaagttATCGTCTCGTTACCCTTGAAATTGATCTTCACAGGATCTATATCCAGCTGTATCTCATAGTGAGTGGGGATAATCGGAGAGCCTAAGTGTAGCAATTCACCTCTTGCCATTTAGAACAGCTATCAATCGACGTTCAGCTTTTATCTGGGCATATGGCTATTATGAGCTCTTATCTTATGATACTCTTTATTTTAGCGAAACTTATAGAATAGTATGGAAAGAAAAGCTTAAACGCGACAGACTATAGCGGCGATGGCCTATATAAAACCGAATGGTTCAGCCTTACTGTATGCTGGAAGCCAACTTCTGTGTGCTATAACACGCATTTACAGGACATATAGTGCAGTTTAGACTGCTATAGTATTTTGATGTACGAGAGAGTTGTGAACGGCTCTTGTTCAGGACCAGCAGAATCGCGAAACTTCTTAGTCACATAAGACAAGCAGACAACAGGGTACAAATCTGAACTATTGTTAACGATGGTCAAGGATAGTAGATTGTATGATATTTTAGAAGTATCGCCGGATGCAAGTAACGGTGAAATCCGCAAGGCTTATCGACTTCTCGCTTTAAGGCATCATCCTGATAAGAACAACCattctgaagaatcgaaATCAAAGTTTTTGGAGGTATGTGAAGCGTACGAGATTCTCAGCGATgcgaagaaaagagctCTGTATGACGAGCATGGCACAGCGGATGAGGCAGCTATCTACGAGATGAAGCAACAGCAGAACCCgatgtcttcatcgtttTTCGGCTCCGCTTCCCCTATGGGCATGTCGGCTGGAGATCTTTTTGCAcagttcttcgacagctcTGCGCATTCTTTTGGCAACAAGAGGTCTGCGCCATCCATGGGACGCGGTCCCGATATCAGACACGATCTGAAATGTTCGCTGTCCGAACTGTACGACGGTAAGACAACGAAGCTAGGCCTCAACAGGAGACGTCTGTGTCAGAAGTGCCAAGGCCACGGCGGTCTGCGGCACAGAACGTGTAAATCGTGTCGCGGACAGGGCCAGCGGTCCCAGACGCGGAAAATGGGTCCCATGGTGCAAACTTGGACCCAGACGTGTGCTGACTGCGGCGGGACTGGCAGCTACATGAAGAACAGCGACATCTGCAACGAGTGCGGCGGCGACGGCTGCATCAAAGAGCGCAAAATCTTCGACGTCGAGGTGAAACCGGGCATGTGCCACGGCCAGAAGATCATCCTCCCCGGCGAGGCTGACGAGGTGATCAAGACTAGTTTTGGCAATGAAACGGTGATACCGGGAGACGTCATCATCACCATCAGCCAGGTGCGAGATCCCAAGTTCCAGAGAGTAAACAGAGGGGGATGCGATCTCGTGCTACgaagcttcaagatcccGCTCGTAACCAGTCTCTGTGGCGGCGACATATACATCGAGGGCCACCCGAGCGGcaagctgctcaaagtaGCCATCCTTCCCGGCGAACTCATCAAGCCGAATCATTTCAAGAGCATCGAAAACATGGGAATGCCCAAATACGATGAAAAGAGCAACCCTACAGGCCACGGTAATCTCTATATCCAGTTCCAGGTCGTCTTCCCGGAAACTCTGGCCCCGGAGACAGTCGagaagttgaaagaaacaCTTCTAGCCGATCACAGCGTCACACAGCAGATCGCCACAGAGGAAAACGAGATCTGCAGCCGAATGGACGACTGCGTAGAGACGGAGGAGCATGTGCTAAGCAGTTTCGTCCCGGACTTTGACGAGATAATGGAAAACGAGGCAAGAACAAAGAACAAGAACTCGGGCTACAAGAAGCGGAAACACTACGAAGATCCAGATACCCCTATTGGGGACGAATCTAGCAACTGCACCATccattgaacaagaagctggcCGTCAAGAGGTCTAAAAGCAGTGGTTTTCACCTAGTTTATATAGTCGATCCACGATTTGGTGATTTTTGCTCGGAcagcaaaaaaaaaaaaaactaGGGCGGAGTTGGGAAATTAGGGGACCGCTCAGGATGATCGGATTTCTGGTCGGCATAGCGGCTGCTGGAGGATGATATATAAAGGGGACCTTGGAAGGCAGTTCTGGGAATCTTCTTTTAGGATGGGAGTTCTGTAAAGAAACTGAATTTGCTTAAAAGATGTCATCAAGGTTGATAATTGGAGGTGCCGCTGCGGCAGCGGCAGCTTACGTGATTTATGAgtaccagcagcagaacgAGAGACAGAAACAGGCGTTACATCCGGCGGGGTCGGTCCGCCCAACTACTACACTGCAGGAGCAGCCGCAGGTGGTGAGAGATCTGCAGCAAACCAGGGACGATAGTGCCAAGTGGCTGAAGGACCGGAAGGAATTAGGCCAGGTGAAGGCTACGGAGATGACCAATGATCTGCAGAGGAACCTGGCGGACGAGCTGAGCCGTCAGAGACGTAATGCCAATGAGATTGTGGAAGACACCTCTCAAGAGTTGTCAAAAGGGTGGAATCGGATTAAGGAAGGGGTCTCGGAAGACTCGCAgagcttcaaagaagctCTGCTGGGCGTCGCGCAGAAGCCGCAGTCCCGGGATTCGGCCGTCGGAGCCGCAAAGCAGAAAGGCCACGAGATCGCTGAGGGCGCCAAGGATAAGACGAAGTCGATATTCAACTACGGCTTCAATGAAGCGGAGAGGGCGAAGGCGATCGCGATCGGCGAGTACGACAAAGCCAACAAGGAGTACAACACGCTGCTGGAGAGGTTCAACGAGTCGAAGAAGGGTCTCTTTGACGCGGGAGACTCTGTGTTGAAGGAGCAGCTGGACGACTACAAGAAGATCGtgcaggagaagaagcGCGAGCTGCAGCGCGCGTCCGACGAGTACGCCAGGTATGCAAAGGACAACTTCAACGAGATCTCAGACAAGCTCGACGAGCAGGACGAGAAAATCAGAAAGGAAGGCGGGTTCTTCAGATGGCTGAAGGGCGGCTCTGCTCCCGGAGACGAAAAATCGATCGACATCGATCGTGTCGCCAACAGCAAGTCTCTTGCCGGATTCGGCGAGAACGCCCAGTTCTTCagcgaggaagagatcgagGACCAACTGAGAAACAAGCAGATCGGCCCAAGCGAGGCCCAACAAAGGTTGAACGAGCTGAAAAAGTTCAAGCA includes:
- the TMA108 gene encoding Tma108p (ancestral locus Anc_2.217), producing MARGELLHLGSPIIPTHYEIQLDIDPVKINFKGNETITFKKNGNKDIALVERFRLHCKDLVILHAAFDEGKRVSVEYDKAGEMATFIPDEPINITESEPLHFKLQYIGKVRSVRTRQDETRGIFKTNFMNQGTGSSDNFIIATHCQPSFARSVFPCVDEPSVKTTFRLGVRTLGRFKVISNMGQSSSVEDENGPHKTVSFKMTPLMTTSVFGFAIGDFEHSASVAILPRSSRKLPIGIYSPMNVNDGSYCLDIVQKYLPLLEDYTSADYPLDKLDFVLLPFLTDMAMENFGMISVQMDHLLLPESLLADRNTRMQVEQLVVHELVHQWMGNYISFESWEFLWFNEAFATWCACSLLEANGDLMGYWISDDYLSNQVEKAMRVDAEVGTPSIAKISKEASVNKPSQTHDLFDPHSYMKGITILRSLELCIGDKLFKSALGTLFQDRRFHEKCVKPIDIFVSMGAILKSENVARFFTSLTQTPGLPVVSVQMTRKDEEVMTYLVQHRLLTSEDPDLEDVPYHIPLFIQLPDGQLDKKHVLMTDRTVTLDYPIVVCNHLSQGYYRVSYESADCYEEVARQIAAGKLAPIDLLKIFRDLSFFIDNSAKEIHFVGLFLLLKHLASNRVDLVKNPQYWPALGEGLQILQNGKLKGLKYAAADSEILDYRADVLKPLANKINRTRSKACEPHQSQVLSILQQLKKA
- the APJ1 gene encoding Apj1p (ancestral locus Anc_2.218): MVKDSRLYDILEVSPDASNGEIRKAYRLLALRHHPDKNNHSEESKSKFLEVCEAYEILSDAKKRALYDEHGTADEAAIYEMKQQQNPMSSSFFGSASPMGMSAGDLFAQFFDSSAHSFGNKRSAPSMGRGPDIRHDLKCSLSELYDGKTTKLGLNRRRLCQKCQGHGGLRHRTCKSCRGQGQRSQTRKMGPMVQTWTQTCADCGGTGSYMKNSDICNECGGDGCIKERKIFDVEVKPGMCHGQKIILPGEADEVIKTSFGNETVIPGDVIITISQVRDPKFQRVNRGGCDLVLRSFKIPLVTSLCGGDIYIEGHPSGKLLKVAILPGELIKPNHFKSIENMGMPKYDEKSNPTGHGNLYIQFQVVFPETLAPETVEKLKETLLADHSVTQQIATEENEICSRMDDCVETEEHVLSSFVPDFDEIMENEARTKNKNSGYKKRKHYEDPDTPIGDESSNCTIH
- the NIS1 gene encoding Nis1p (ancestral locus Anc_2.216), which encodes MTMGDMIRVWDLSSDLPHRPTMSSSSPPHSSSQSRSLPACSLPQELNEILTPVINRLTSPPTTPKIHETVPVASGAEFTFTAAQKMRKSQESLLGEFIHWDQYRQSSECIPQAEPATGMAIHSSVRRTDFTSRGELKKQARKGRIVFHRGFFGRRSGGRRYSTRSRRLRSKAELEATLAYTDLRSFRPDDVLSSKNVIIYRHRSIIRRCPGVKIATEVPIKKYVNDLTTKKSTGGPKIRKLAKSTIKRSNTCPAAVRNIRRRSYSPEVRAIHNLWAEYLFLVIAQRIELRFSLSRRNYEISDKRLSSVRSFSSTTSSLLSLDKRFASLRMNC
- the EOS1 gene encoding Eos1p (ancestral locus Anc_2.214) encodes the protein MEFRSRRTAAVGDAPAATNTVHHHHHHHYLLCESGSTGSRRRLLASSNSSNSIETPVTELRSGGGNQHAKRQPSPPLSQAHASIKTLSLSKLTAKQHLLMAICRDVSLLPPLVYIFTSLQQAWKISFRAKLKLYEPQSLKDTVKNLLESCITNTTVSQPQDQTSTGSSLLLSTLTTARASEYLLCALWCVVSLYLTYSILDSLMVRWIVKYSTLAAILRMFSMSLIIITTELLLLASLSPDGDYYLHTWILLSCIMTTAYIWQSYLTSNLNYVSQGDYDTEDEEDCDLKSCEDVPSSNNSSASLASSCSLPRRKNKRKLRKSFRFTKKRTIDLYNIIVFCVVPVGLASFITMIGLLRNLVIQRLDVEQLGRMLQSTSYILD
- the TPM1 gene encoding tropomyosin TPM1 (ancestral locus Anc_2.215), giving the protein MEKIREKLSNLKLEAESWQEKYEELKEQYKQLEQDNVEKENQIKSLTTKNQQLEEEVEKLETSLADSKQLADDSHHLRSNNENFSKKNQQLEEELEESDAKLKETTEKLRETDLKAEQLERKVVALEEERDEWERKHEELSAKYDEAKKELDEIAASLENL
- the OM45 gene encoding Om45p (ancestral locus Anc_2.219), whose product is MSSRLIIGGAAAAAAAYVIYEYQQQNERQKQALHPAGSVRPTTTLQEQPQVVRDLQQTRDDSAKWLKDRKELGQVKATEMTNDLQRNLADELSRQRRNANEIVEDTSQELSKGWNRIKEGVSEDSQSFKEALLGVAQKPQSRDSAVGAAKQKGHEIAEGAKDKTKSIFNYGFNEAERAKAIAIGEYDKANKEYNTLLERFNESKKGLFDAGDSVLKEQLDDYKKIVQEKKRELQRASDEYARYAKDNFNEISDKLDEQDEKIRKEGGFFRWLKGGSAPGDEKSIDIDRVANSKSLAGFGENAQFFSEEEIEDQLRNKQIGPSEAQQRLNELKKFKQEGWFKPHKSPETEEQVDQRVAQGLAGWGESAARFAQDELDETKRALHNTTTRSREEASKAVDDAWNKLQEAKKTVQSTGSKWWNASKDKTNEAADEAQKAYNEAVKNYESAKKTLDQWSDETSAKFWSSADDAVRVSQNVASKAQSAANKARAKTQKKVGDSDEIEQQQLLEE